AACATTTCCGCACCAGCATATTTAATTGCACCTTCACTTGCTTCGACAATAATTGGCGAACTTGCTTCGTTTGCTGCTTCAAAAATTGCTTTTAGCATTTCTAAATTGTTTATATTAAATGCACCAACTGCATAGCCCTCTTTGTGAGCCTTGTTTAAAATTTCAGCACCAGAAACTAACATTAATACTCTCTAATTCTTGCTTTTTTCTTTAATTGATTAATTTTATCTTCAACAAAACCTTTGAATTTATCAACTTTTAATTTTTGTTCAATAAATGGTTTTGCTTCAGCAAAAGATACAAATTTCTGTTCTGTTAAGTGAATAACATGGTATCCGAATTGAGTTTTTACTGGTGTTTTTGTTAATTCACCCTCTTTCATGCTAAAAACCGTATCGTTAAAAGCAGGAACCATTTGACCTCGACCGAAATATCCTAAGTCTCCACCATTTTTTCCGCTTGGACCTTTTGAAAGATTTTTAGCATAATTTGCAAATTCACCTTTCAGTCGATCTCCGCTATATCTTGAAAGAGATGTAATAATTGCTTTTGCTTCCTCTTCTGTTTCTAAAAGAATATGACTTGCTCGAACTTGCTCAAACTCATTTCTATTTGAATTGTAATAATCTTTCAACTCTTTTGTGCTGATTGCGATTTTTTCAAATTCTCGCTCCATCCACATTCCGTAAATAATTTGTCTCTGATATTGAGTAATTGCAATGTCGAGTTTGTTTTTAAATTCTTTGTCTTTTAAAAGGTCTTTTTCTGCCTCTTTTTCAACTAAAATTTGAGCAATCGCTTGTTCAAGTGCTAGATTTTCGACTCGCTTTTGAGTAGTTGGATCAAGTGTTGCAAATTTGCCTTGACTTAATTGTGCGACAATTGGGAGAATATCTTGGTCAG
This genomic stretch from Thiovulum sp. ES harbors:
- a CDS encoding parvulin-like peptidyl-prolyl isomerase (PFAM: PPIC-type PPIASE domain) — protein: MKKFTAGIVLGSQLLLANTLATVNGEKITDQDILPIVAQLSQGKFATLDPTTQKRVENLALEQAIAQILVEKEAEKDLLKDKEFKNKLDIAITQYQRQIIYGMWMEREFEKIAISTKELKDYYNSNRNEFEQVRASHILLETEEEAKAIITSLSRYSGDRLKGEFANYAKNLSKGPSGKNGGDLGYFGRGQMVPAFNDTVFSMKEGELTKTPVKTQFGYHVIHLTEQKFVSFAEAKPFIEQKLKVDKFKGFVEDKINQLKKKARIREY